One genomic segment of Patescibacteria group bacterium includes these proteins:
- a CDS encoding endonuclease/exonuclease/phosphatase family protein, whose protein sequence is MKIRLLQWNTWFKEDVENKLQLLKEVNADIYCLQELNISKDNNEFEYIKEKLHLKGALGTTDTDHGGQGNAILAKFPINYSETSFVKEPVEPRTHFSDEGRIYVETQIQLPDNTMLNIGTTHMSYTDAFEENMLKEGESNKLLELIGDHKTNFIFSGDLNTPEDSKLIKELEKSLDNAGPNYEEKTWTTKDFNYNGFTAKSLEWRLDFIFKTMDIKVVNAKVVHTDFSDHLPILVELEI, encoded by the coding sequence ATGAAAATAAGATTATTACAATGGAACACTTGGTTTAAAGAAGACGTAGAGAACAAATTACAACTTCTAAAGGAAGTTAATGCTGATATTTATTGTTTGCAAGAACTAAACATCAGCAAGGATAACAACGAATTTGAGTATATTAAAGAAAAACTCCATCTGAAAGGTGCTCTCGGAACTACGGACACCGACCACGGTGGGCAAGGAAACGCTATTTTAGCGAAATTCCCCATAAATTATTCAGAAACTAGTTTTGTTAAGGAGCCAGTGGAACCAAGAACTCATTTTTCCGATGAAGGAAGAATCTACGTAGAGACTCAGATTCAATTGCCCGATAATACAATGCTAAACATCGGAACGACACATATGTCCTATACTGACGCTTTTGAAGAAAATATGTTAAAGGAAGGCGAGTCGAACAAACTATTGGAATTGATTGGGGACCATAAAACCAATTTTATATTTTCTGGCGACTTAAATACGCCTGAAGATTCCAAATTAATAAAAGAATTAGAGAAATCATTAGATAATGCAGGACCCAATTATGAAGAAAAAACCTGGACCACAAAAGACTTTAATTATAACGGGTTTACTGCTAAATCACTTGAATGGAGATTGGATTTTATATTCAAAACAATGGACATTAAAGTTGTGAATGCAAAAGTGGTACATACAGATTTTTCTGACCATCTTCCGATTCTGGTCGAATTAGAGATTTAG
- the tig gene encoding trigger factor, with translation MKSEKKVDKSQVELKIALEEGEWQEAIKQAATKLSQGLKIAGFRPGKAPLEVIMNEVGETRVVSEAAEFAINKFYLTALKEQQVLPIVPPKISVEKVELKTPLVFTATVVTLPEVELGDYKTIKIAPNPVAVDADRIDGVLKNIQRQQATFNLVEREAKLGDWAEIDFEGKLEGKPFAGGSSKNHPLIIGDGVFLPDFETALIGMKAGEEKTFSITFPLDYKADLANKTVEFTVKLHRVKAVVLPELNDELAKAVGKFDNLEALKKDISKFLEEDATKQELDRQKEEAINQLIKLAKVDLPEVLVEQEIDGMVHDLEHQLEHQKTTLAEYLKKTEMTEQKLREDWQATARRRVLAGLALNAFQKAENIIATDQDIDKEIARLQEIYPADKEKIVEKYQQEWERGRLKTLLSGQMAIDKLWQMATK, from the coding sequence ATGAAATCAGAGAAAAAAGTAGATAAATCACAGGTCGAGCTGAAAATCGCACTAGAAGAAGGAGAGTGGCAGGAAGCGATCAAACAAGCAGCGACTAAACTTTCACAGGGTCTAAAAATTGCCGGATTTCGTCCCGGCAAAGCCCCACTTGAGGTAATTATGAATGAAGTCGGGGAAACTCGCGTGGTTAGTGAAGCGGCGGAATTCGCTATCAATAAGTTTTATCTAACAGCACTAAAAGAACAGCAGGTTTTACCAATCGTCCCGCCGAAAATTTCCGTAGAAAAAGTTGAATTAAAAACTCCTTTAGTCTTTACTGCCACAGTCGTTACCTTGCCAGAAGTGGAATTAGGGGATTATAAAACTATTAAAATTGCACCAAATCCCGTCGCAGTGGATGCTGACCGGATTGATGGAGTTTTAAAAAATATTCAACGCCAACAGGCGACTTTTAATTTAGTTGAGCGGGAAGCTAAACTCGGCGATTGGGCGGAAATCGATTTTGAGGGCAAACTTGAGGGGAAACCGTTTGCAGGAGGTAGCAGCAAAAATCATCCGTTAATTATAGGCGATGGCGTATTCTTGCCTGATTTTGAAACTGCTCTCATTGGTATGAAAGCGGGCGAGGAAAAGACTTTTTCAATTACATTCCCACTGGATTACAAAGCTGATCTGGCTAACAAAACTGTCGAATTTACCGTTAAATTGCATCGAGTGAAAGCGGTGGTATTGCCGGAATTAAATGATGAGTTAGCTAAAGCAGTCGGAAAATTCGATAACCTCGAAGCTCTCAAAAAAGATATCAGCAAGTTTTTAGAAGAAGATGCGACCAAACAGGAATTAGATCGGCAAAAAGAAGAAGCCATCAACCAACTAATTAAATTAGCCAAGGTTGATTTGCCGGAAGTATTGGTAGAGCAAGAGATTGACGGAATGGTACACGACCTGGAGCATCAACTAGAACATCAAAAAACGACTTTAGCCGAATATCTCAAAAAAACCGAGATGACTGAACAGAAACTGCGAGAAGATTGGCAAGCGACGGCCCGAAGGCGAGTGCTGGCTGGCCTGGCATTGAATGCTTTTCAGAAAGCGGAAAATATTATAGCTACCGATCAGGATATTGATAAAGAAATTGCTCGGTTGCAAGAGATCTATCCGGCCGATAAAGAAAAAATTGTCGAAAAATATCAGCAAGAGTGGGAACGGGGCCGGCTCAAAACATTGCTCTCTGGTCAGATGGCCATCGATAAGCTCTGGCAGATGGCCACCAAATAA
- the clpP gene encoding ATP-dependent Clp endopeptidase proteolytic subunit ClpP → MNLIPMVIEKSSFGERAFDIYSRLLKDRIIFIGEPIDDNVANLIIAQLLFLESEDPKKDIHMYINSPGGSVTAGLAIYDTMQHIKCDVSTMCVGMAASMAAVLLAAGAHGKRFALPHARILIHQVMGGAQGQASDIDIQAKEILRIKVILNEILSDHTGQSVDKIEKDADRDYYMSADEAKKYGLVDKVTDKAKVATAA, encoded by the coding sequence ATGAATTTAATCCCGATGGTGATCGAAAAGTCTTCGTTTGGCGAACGCGCTTTTGATATTTATTCACGCTTGCTTAAAGATCGCATTATTTTTATCGGCGAGCCGATCGATGATAATGTGGCGAATTTAATTATTGCCCAACTTCTCTTTTTAGAAAGCGAAGATCCGAAAAAGGATATTCATATGTATATCAATAGCCCGGGAGGCTCGGTCACAGCCGGTTTGGCAATCTATGACACGATGCAGCACATTAAATGCGATGTTTCCACGATGTGTGTAGGAATGGCAGCGTCTATGGCAGCCGTCCTGTTGGCCGCTGGCGCCCACGGCAAACGGTTTGCCTTGCCCCATGCCCGGATATTGATTCATCAAGTGATGGGAGGGGCTCAAGGCCAAGCTAGCGATATCGATATCCAAGCCAAAGAAATCCTCCGCATCAAAGTTATCTTAAATGAAATTTTATCTGATCATACTGGCCAATCGGTAGATAAGATTGAGAAGGATGCCGATCGCGATTACTACATGTCGGCCGATGAAGCGAAGAAATATGGCTTAGTGGATAAGGTGACCGACAAAGCCAAAGTCGCTACCGCTGCTTAA
- a CDS encoding AAA family ATPase — protein sequence MDITILDHNLELLVGHSQAKHLLTKGLVMGSCSAYLLVGPPYVGKGFLARLMAASLHNKDNTQRPHPDTVIFDDILAKNSGDSDENQWKQSVDDFIHAIYLSPVQSSKKVGIVENIDRFSPQALNALLKTLEEPPARAVLILTAREATDILPTIISRVQVVRLHYLSDAEITDYLQTQQAKQIPEIIALANGAVGMTSRLLQDDKLLDKSIKGMADFGIWLQKDVYKILQLANIKDRDEAIVLVQMWLNLAHRAWLGKLNNTTGPLADLAQNYSTTDFIRIIDRLKSVLLALENNANVRIALEATLLSIV from the coding sequence ATGGATATAACCATACTTGATCACAATTTGGAGCTATTGGTCGGTCACAGCCAGGCGAAACATTTATTAACTAAAGGCTTGGTTATGGGCAGTTGCTCGGCTTATTTATTAGTCGGGCCTCCTTATGTCGGAAAAGGGTTTTTAGCGCGACTGATGGCAGCTAGCTTGCATAACAAAGACAATACTCAGCGTCCCCATCCAGATACAGTTATCTTTGATGACATTCTCGCAAAAAATAGCGGCGATAGCGACGAAAACCAATGGAAACAATCGGTCGATGATTTTATCCATGCGATTTATTTGTCACCTGTCCAATCATCTAAAAAAGTGGGTATTGTCGAGAATATTGATCGGTTTAGCCCCCAGGCTCTTAATGCTTTGTTGAAGACTCTCGAAGAGCCGCCGGCGCGAGCCGTGTTGATCCTGACTGCCCGGGAAGCCACTGATATCTTACCGACGATTATTTCGCGGGTGCAGGTTGTGCGGTTGCATTATTTGTCTGATGCGGAAATTACTGATTATTTACAAACACAACAGGCTAAGCAAATTCCAGAAATCATCGCTTTGGCCAATGGAGCGGTCGGAATGACCAGCCGATTATTGCAAGATGATAAATTATTGGATAAATCCATTAAAGGTATGGCTGATTTTGGTATCTGGCTGCAAAAAGATGTGTACAAAATATTGCAACTGGCTAACATTAAAGATCGCGACGAAGCCATAGTTTTAGTGCAAATGTGGTTAAATTTAGCGCACCGAGCTTGGTTAGGAAAATTAAATAATACCACCGGTCCTTTGGCGGATTTGGCCCAGAATTATTCCACAACTGATTTCATCCGTATTATTGACCGCTTAAAATCGGTCTTATTGGCTTTAGAAAATAACGCCAATGTCCGGATTGCTTTAGAAGCGACTCTACTCTCTATCGTCTAA
- a CDS encoding tetratricopeptide repeat protein has product MAILELIIFAATVVLLIMILKKLPLEKEVVKRLSHEARQLVKDEDEEEDDDEDVVARADRLAQTGEYHKAERIYLRLITKDPQAASLYNKLALVYLGDKNYKDASHALEQALQLEPDNDTFYNNQGLLFYQQAQYEESIESYEKSIAINNKVASRFMNLGLAYFMSKKHRKAADAYEKALILEPHNDEYKRLLADAEAKLK; this is encoded by the coding sequence ATGGCCATATTAGAGCTGATTATTTTTGCCGCAACCGTAGTCTTGTTGATTATGATCCTGAAAAAATTGCCTCTCGAAAAAGAGGTAGTTAAACGATTGTCTCACGAAGCTCGTCAATTAGTTAAAGATGAAGACGAAGAAGAGGATGATGATGAAGATGTGGTAGCTCGGGCAGATCGCTTGGCTCAAACGGGAGAATACCATAAAGCCGAAAGAATTTATTTGCGTCTAATTACTAAAGATCCGCAAGCCGCCAGTTTATACAATAAATTAGCGTTGGTTTATTTAGGCGATAAAAACTATAAAGACGCAAGTCACGCTTTAGAGCAAGCCTTGCAATTGGAGCCGGATAATGATACTTTTTACAATAATCAAGGCCTATTGTTCTATCAGCAAGCCCAATATGAAGAATCAATTGAAAGTTACGAAAAGTCGATTGCCATTAACAATAAGGTAGCCTCGCGGTTTATGAATTTAGGGCTGGCTTATTTTATGTCCAAAAAGCACCGGAAAGCAGCGGACGCTTATGAAAAGGCCTTAATTTTGGAACCGCATAACGATGAGTATAAGCGATTATTAGCGGACGCCGAAGCCAAATTAAAGTAA